GTAGAAAAGGCAAGGAGGTAAATTGGAAATGACTGAGAAGAGAAACAATAATAATCTTGGCTTATTGCTTAAAGAATTCTTGAAAGAACGTTCATTATCTATGCGAAAGTTTAGTGAGCTCACTGGAATCGATACTGCTACAATTTCACGGATAATAAATAATAAGAGAAACGCAACCCCACAGCATTTAGAAAAATTTGCTGACTGCCTTGGAGTTCCTTTAATTAATCTTTTTGAAGCTGCTGGATACCCCATTGAACAAAGACAGGAGAAATCTGAATCGGATATTCATACATCTGTTGACGCAATACAGGCTCTTCTTAAGTCTTCTAATGTTTATGATGATGAATTTTCGGTGGCACAGGTTGAACAGAAACTAGAGAGCTATGGACTTTTTGCGCAAACAGAGGAAGGGAAAAATACGATTGTTAAAGATTTTGATGAGAAAATTAAGAATGTTGGAAGCGTAGGTCCTTTTATAAGCAAATTAAAAGAATTATATGAAAGGTTCTTATCAGGGAAAGGTACACTTTTTGAACTTACCATAATTGGAAGTACATTATTATATTTTATTATTCCTGTAGATGTTTTACCAGATTATCTATTTCCTATTGGTTATTTAGATGATGCAATAGCTGTTCAACTAACTACAAAGACATTACTAAAAAATAATTAGAGATAAATGATAGGTGGATTTGTTATGAGAAGAAGTAAAAAGAGACGTAAATGGCCAAGAAATTTATTCTTAGCATTCACATTAGTAATCGCAGCAGGGATTGTATATTGGGTTTACCAATACAATAGTGGATTAGCAATGGCAGACAATGGTCCTTATAAATATGACGGAAAGACATTTGACCCATTCGAAGGTGCAGATGTGCAAGTTGGTCAGATAAATGTGCTACTAATTGGAAGCGATGCAAGAGATGAGGATGGTAGATCGGATACATTAATGATTGCACACTATGATCAAACAACCAATAATGTTAAGCTTATTTCTATTATGCGGGATACGTATGTCGAAATTCCAGATTACGGAATGAATAAAATAAATGCTGCCTTTGCTTTTGGAGGTCCTGAACTTGTAAGAAAAACAATTAAGCAAAATTTTGATCTTGATGTTAATTACTACGCTGTAGTGGATTTTAAGGGGTTCCCTAAGATTATTGATCTTTTAGCACCTGATGGGATTGAGGTTGATATTCCCTATGAAATGTCTCATGGAATTGGCATGACATTAAAGCCTGGAGAACAAATTTTACATGGTAATGAGCTTTTAGGCTATGTACGATTCCGCCACGATCGTCTAAGTGATTTTGGACGGGTGGAACGTCAGCAAGAAGTCTTGACTAAGGTAAAAGAACAAATCGGTGTTTCAAGCTTAATGAATTTACCAAAAATACTTGGCGTTGTAGATTCCTACATCGATACAAATGTTGATAATAAAACAATTCTTACAATTGGAAAAGGGATCGTAAATGGAGAATCTAAAGGTTTGGACACTTTACGCATTCCTATTGCAGGCTCTTTTGAAGATAAGCGTGTAAATGTAGGTGAAGTTTTAGATATTGATGTAGATAAAAACAAAGGTGCATTAAAAGAATTTTTATCATCAGCGGACAATGATACGACTTATGTGGTTTCATCTTAAGAGAATCGCTTGAACACAGAATTTCAACTTTTAAACTGTTTATAGAACAATACCTATAAACAGATTCTAGATGATTCAAATTAACATTATAACAAGGAATGAATTTAAAGGTAGCTGATATTTGCATCAGCTACCTATCTTATTTTTCAAGCTTTGTTAATGTTTTTCCACTCCAACCAAATATGATGGTTAAAATAGGACCTAGTAAACAGAAGAAGGTGAAGGGGAGATAAGTTACTGTAGATATATCAAGGACACTAGCAATAAATATACCACAAACACTCCAAGGGACGAGTGGATTGACAACTGTACCTGCATCCTCCATTACACGGGAAAGGTTTTTGGGTGCTAGCCCGACCTTTGCAAACTGTGCTTTAAATGCCTCACCTGTCAATAAGATGGAAAGGTACTGTTCACCGATTAGTGTATTGATACCTACTCCTGTAATGGCAGCACCTGTGATCACGGAACCAGCGCTTCTAAAGATGCTCTCAACCTTTGCTAGAATACTTTGAATAATACCTAACGTGAATAATAGCCCGCCCATTGTTAATGCTAGTAACACTAAGGCAATAGTTGATAGCATACTGCTCATACCACCTCGTGTCAGCAATGCGTCTACTTCTTTATTACCAGTTTGAGAGACATAGCCTTCAAATAGCATTTTGAATATAGTAGAAAGAGCAATTGGTTCTTGTATGTAGGAAAGACCTACACCAAGAATCGAAACGACTGCAAGCGTAATTAGTGCAGGCGCCTTATAAAAAGTCATTATTATAAGTACAGCAATTGGCAATAATGTATACCAATGAATAAGTCCTGTTCCAAGTAATCCTTGCTTAAATTGCTCTACTGTATCAAATGATGCATCTGTACCTGATGGGGATAAAATAGCATATAAAATTATGGATATAATGAAAGCAGGAATCGTTGTCCAGCCCATATTTTTAATATGCTCGAAAAGGTCCACGCCAACTG
This genomic stretch from Lysinibacillus pakistanensis harbors:
- a CDS encoding helix-turn-helix domain-containing protein, producing MTEKRNNNNLGLLLKEFLKERSLSMRKFSELTGIDTATISRIINNKRNATPQHLEKFADCLGVPLINLFEAAGYPIEQRQEKSESDIHTSVDAIQALLKSSNVYDDEFSVAQVEQKLESYGLFAQTEEGKNTIVKDFDEKIKNVGSVGPFISKLKELYERFLSGKGTLFELTIIGSTLLYFIIPVDVLPDYLFPIGYLDDAIAVQLTTKTLLKNN
- a CDS encoding LCP family protein encodes the protein MRRSKKRRKWPRNLFLAFTLVIAAGIVYWVYQYNSGLAMADNGPYKYDGKTFDPFEGADVQVGQINVLLIGSDARDEDGRSDTLMIAHYDQTTNNVKLISIMRDTYVEIPDYGMNKINAAFAFGGPELVRKTIKQNFDLDVNYYAVVDFKGFPKIIDLLAPDGIEVDIPYEMSHGIGMTLKPGEQILHGNELLGYVRFRHDRLSDFGRVERQQEVLTKVKEQIGVSSLMNLPKILGVVDSYIDTNVDNKTILTIGKGIVNGESKGLDTLRIPIAGSFEDKRVNVGEVLDIDVDKNKGALKEFLSSADNDTTYVVSS
- the nhaC gene encoding Na+/H+ antiporter NhaC; this encodes MFRIEAKSNPRFIEAGFIILFIIAMMAFSIGYLKATPHIPIFLVISLLIAYGLLKKVPFRELEGGMIAGASAGLGAVFIFFFIGILISSWMMGGTIPTLIYYGFLTVSPSFFFAIVFLICSIVGISVGSSLTTVATVGVAFMGIAGAMDISLAITAGAIVSGAFFGDKMSPLSDTTNLASGTVGVDLFEHIKNMGWTTIPAFIISIILYAILSPSGTDASFDTVEQFKQGLLGTGLIHWYTLLPIAVLIIMTFYKAPALITLAVVSILGVGLSYIQEPIALSTIFKMLFEGYVSQTGNKEVDALLTRGGMSSMLSTIALVLLALTMGGLLFTLGIIQSILAKVESIFRSAGSVITGAAITGVGINTLIGEQYLSILLTGEAFKAQFAKVGLAPKNLSRVMEDAGTVVNPLVPWSVCGIFIASVLDISTVTYLPFTFFCLLGPILTIIFGWSGKTLTKLEK